A portion of the Thermodesulfovibrionia bacterium genome contains these proteins:
- a CDS encoding transposase has translation MIKPIFTNDGLYHIYNRGVEKRDVFMDDGDYLRFVHNLYEFNDESPVSNFNYHFDKQTKTVRSTHFTVKKEPRKLLVDILVFTLMPNHFHLLLRQRKEKGISKFMQKTGIAYTNYFNKKYERVGPLFQGKFKAVHVNEEPHFIHLPHYIHMNSLQLNYGNRIPIDFLSGYRWSSFPDYIGRKNFPSVTSRGFLLDIFGGEDGYLRYTEERLGYKENENILEQVDGVALD, from the coding sequence ATGATTAAGCCGATATTTACTAACGATGGGCTATATCACATCTACAATCGAGGCGTAGAAAAAAGGGATGTATTTATGGATGATGGGGATTATTTGCGCTTTGTCCATAACCTTTATGAATTCAATGATGAGAGCCCTGTTTCAAATTTCAATTATCACTTTGACAAGCAAACAAAAACTGTCAGGTCAACTCATTTTACCGTCAAAAAAGAGCCCAGAAAACTACTTGTAGATATACTGGTTTTCACTCTCATGCCGAACCATTTCCACTTATTACTGAGACAGCGGAAAGAGAAAGGGATCTCAAAGTTCATGCAGAAAACAGGCATTGCCTATACAAACTATTTCAATAAAAAATATGAACGGGTCGGGCCGCTTTTCCAGGGTAAATTCAAGGCGGTGCATGTCAATGAAGAACCGCATTTCATACATCTCCCTCATTATATCCATATGAATTCATTACAGCTAAATTATGGGAATCGGATTCCGATAGATTTTCTTTCAGGCTACAGGTGGAGCAGTTTTCCGGATTATATAGGCAGAAAGAACTTTCCTTCTGTGACGAGCAGGGGCTTTTTGCTTGATATTTTCGGTGGTGAAGACGGGTATCTCAGATATACTGAAGAACGTTTGGGATATAAGGAGAATGAAAACATCTTGGAGCAAGTCGATGGAGTGGCGTTAGATTAA
- a CDS encoding PqqD family peptide modification chaperone encodes MAKACCGTERDDRIQQYQLDNWKVNETVFKTFKPDDTLYSTEYIIKEKEGIQLLIDPQSPNWISVNRTGLEILKLCNGKHTVSDIKRIMSERYPDNDKINSEVSDFISAAGTLQFISEKPVVKPAYKGRAKAIAPGKLDELWIYTTLACNLRCKHCLVSAGAKLKDELSTEEVKKLVDDAVALGVNRFYVTGGEPFIKDDIFEVIEYITKTKDRELILLTNATLFDDEKIKKLDKLKGPKLIMQVSLEGPNAEIHDKLRGEGSFDKAVDGVKRLVAIGIIPIISTAISKYNEDNIKETSEFLSKLGIKDHHILWMHSKGRGASNVDELYVPSEKVTSIMKEQRKVFQEQDVIVDNEESLKARIRYKRGRKNDLCNNCYEKICVNADGHVYPCGSLNGDPAFDSGSIRDKSLKDIWLGSDMMKCGRENTVQDKDGCRDCYLKFFCGGGCTSHSYYASEVDSGKGSIKAQDPYCSTYKALYEDIMWDMAAEGVAPEKKDGYVTPHVFNAMDSKLPPYLANAVTSIDDKTEVGCYHCSCVLSVDVEDEENVCRPEIKGDVARKVKKKYGEAADTPELNYYCPTGYNPDDLKHIPNKVLDVSYGCGNPAAISELKENETVLDLGSGGGIDCFIAAKRVGKNGKVIGVDMTDAMLDTARENAKAVADNLGYDVVEFRKGDLASLPAEDNTIDLVISNCVVNLTEDKTDVFKEVFRILKPGGRFVISDIIADQPVPGYMKRDKELWGACLSGALTDKRFVEVAVEAGFPDVTITQNYLYKKVEYITFYSVTLKGKKPQSQGTKCSCCA; translated from the coding sequence ATGGCAAAAGCATGCTGTGGAACAGAAAGAGATGATCGTATCCAGCAATATCAACTGGATAACTGGAAGGTCAATGAAACAGTATTCAAGACCTTTAAACCTGATGATACTCTCTACTCAACTGAATATATTATAAAAGAAAAAGAGGGCATACAGCTTCTCATAGACCCTCAGTCGCCTAACTGGATTAGTGTAAACCGCACCGGGCTTGAGATCCTTAAGCTCTGCAACGGCAAACATACTGTTTCGGATATCAAGAGGATCATGTCTGAAAGATATCCTGATAACGATAAGATAAATTCTGAGGTATCGGATTTTATCAGCGCTGCCGGAACGCTTCAGTTCATATCTGAAAAACCTGTTGTAAAGCCTGCCTACAAAGGGAGGGCAAAGGCCATTGCGCCGGGGAAACTTGATGAGCTCTGGATATATACCACGCTTGCCTGCAACCTGAGATGCAAACACTGCCTTGTGAGCGCAGGAGCCAAGCTGAAAGATGAGCTGAGCACAGAAGAGGTGAAGAAGCTTGTTGACGATGCTGTTGCCCTTGGGGTGAACCGTTTTTATGTAACCGGGGGAGAACCATTTATAAAAGATGACATCTTTGAGGTCATTGAATATATCACCAAGACAAAAGACCGCGAACTTATACTGCTTACAAACGCCACTCTTTTTGATGATGAAAAGATCAAAAAGCTCGATAAACTTAAAGGCCCGAAACTCATAATGCAGGTAAGCCTTGAAGGTCCCAACGCTGAGATACATGACAAACTGCGCGGCGAAGGGAGCTTTGACAAGGCTGTCGACGGCGTAAAAAGGCTGGTCGCTATCGGCATAATCCCTATAATCTCAACCGCCATAAGCAAATACAACGAAGACAATATAAAAGAGACATCTGAATTCCTCTCAAAGCTCGGCATCAAAGACCATCACATACTCTGGATGCATTCAAAGGGGCGCGGCGCAAGCAATGTAGATGAGCTGTATGTCCCGTCAGAGAAGGTGACCAGCATAATGAAGGAGCAGCGCAAGGTATTTCAGGAGCAGGATGTCATCGTTGATAACGAGGAGTCGCTGAAGGCGCGTATCCGCTACAAGAGGGGAAGAAAGAACGACCTCTGCAATAACTGCTATGAAAAGATATGCGTAAACGCCGACGGACATGTTTATCCGTGCGGCTCATTGAACGGCGATCCTGCCTTTGATTCCGGCTCTATAAGAGACAAGTCGCTTAAGGACATATGGCTGGGCTCGGATATGATGAAGTGCGGCAGGGAGAATACGGTTCAGGACAAGGACGGCTGCAGGGACTGTTATCTAAAGTTCTTCTGCGGCGGCGGCTGCACCTCGCACAGCTATTACGCAAGCGAAGTCGATTCCGGCAAGGGCTCCATAAAGGCACAGGACCCTTACTGCTCTACATACAAAGCATTATATGAAGATATCATGTGGGACATGGCTGCTGAAGGTGTTGCGCCTGAGAAGAAGGACGGGTATGTAACGCCTCATGTGTTCAATGCCATGGATTCCAAGCTCCCTCCTTATCTGGCGAATGCAGTTACATCTATTGACGACAAGACAGAGGTCGGCTGTTACCACTGTTCATGCGTGCTCTCTGTTGATGTTGAAGATGAAGAGAATGTATGCAGGCCTGAGATAAAAGGAGACGTTGCCCGGAAGGTAAAGAAGAAGTACGGGGAGGCAGCTGACACACCGGAGCTGAACTACTACTGCCCTACAGGATATAACCCGGATGACCTTAAACATATACCAAACAAAGTGCTGGATGTATCCTATGGATGCGGCAATCCTGCGGCTATTTCTGAACTTAAAGAAAATGAGACGGTACTTGACCTCGGCTCCGGTGGCGGGATAGATTGCTTTATAGCTGCGAAACGCGTTGGAAAGAACGGCAAGGTCATAGGCGTTGATATGACAGACGCGATGCTGGATACCGCGAGGGAGAATGCAAAGGCTGTTGCGGATAACCTCGGCTACGATGTCGTAGAGTTCAGAAAAGGCGACCTTGCAAGCCTGCCTGCTGAAGACAATACAATAGACCTTGTTATATCCAATTGCGTTGTAAACCTGACTGAAGACAAGACGGATGTCTTTAAAGAGGTCTTCAGGATACTGAAGCCCGGAGGGCGTTTTGTTATTTCAGACATTATTGCTGACCAGCCTGTTCCGGGATATATGAAGAGGGACAAGGAACTCTGGGGGGCATGCCTTTCCGGAGCTCTGACTGACAAGCGTTTTGTCGAGGTAGCTGTAGAAGCCGGCTTCCCTGATGTCACGATAACTCAAAACTATCTTTACAAGAAGGTTGAGTATATAACCTTCTATTCAGTCACATTGAAAGGCAAAAAACCGCAGTCACAGGGGACTAAGTGTTCCTGCTGCGCTTAA
- a CDS encoding class II aldolase/adducin family protein, which produces MIEKLISHAHKVKAAGLVVGSSGNISTRLYKNMFAISSSGAWLGELTQDDITTCYLDDKDKYDGPEPSRETPFHRAIYLERPDIKAILHFQSPYATTLSCARTLDFNLNFIPEVPAYLKSIKVISYSNPGSELLTQDIKANIMGQDCNILVLRGHGQIAIGKDLKTVLRNAEVFEFACMIKCQGLELNTYNPQTIKELQDYEKA; this is translated from the coding sequence ATGATAGAAAAGCTCATCAGCCACGCTCATAAAGTAAAAGCTGCCGGACTTGTAGTCGGTTCAAGCGGGAACATCAGCACCCGGCTCTATAAGAATATGTTTGCCATATCATCTTCCGGCGCCTGGCTCGGCGAGCTGACACAGGATGACATAACCACCTGTTACCTTGATGACAAAGATAAATATGACGGGCCTGAACCATCCAGGGAAACACCTTTTCACAGGGCTATCTATCTTGAGCGGCCGGATATCAAGGCGATTTTGCATTTTCAATCGCCATATGCAACAACACTTTCCTGCGCCAGAACTCTTGACTTCAACCTTAACTTTATCCCAGAGGTCCCGGCCTATCTGAAGAGCATAAAGGTGATCTCATACTCCAATCCCGGGTCTGAGCTTTTAACACAGGATATCAAGGCGAATATTATGGGCCAGGACTGCAATATACTTGTTCTTCGCGGTCACGGCCAGATCGCCATAGGTAAAGACTTGAAGACGGTGCTCAGGAATGCTGAGGTCTTTGAGTTTGCATGCATGATAAAATGCCAGGGGCTGGAGTTGAATACCTACAATCCGCAGACGATTAAGGAGCTTCAGGATTACGAAAAGGCTTAG
- a CDS encoding UbiA-like polyprenyltransferase, whose amino-acid sequence MSMLKKITDYLRMIKFSHSVFALPFAFTGALLAAGGIPTIRQIFWITIAMFGARSGAMGMNRIVDKKIDALNPRTKERELPSGAIRSGEALFFTIVAFAIFVAAAYKLNHLCFMISPFAIAIIILYPYTKRFTWLCHVVLGIAISFAPFGAWAAVRGTIEPEIFPLVIAVLFWVAGFDLFYALHDIDFDKEQKLYSVPSRFGINKTLWTARAFHLVTISMLLLLIPLFHLSAIYFFGVLIAAAMLLYEHSLVRPSDLSRLDMAFFNMNGYISITIFVFTLLNYIVPL is encoded by the coding sequence ATGTCGATGCTGAAGAAAATTACAGACTACCTCAGGATGATAAAGTTCTCGCATTCAGTCTTTGCCCTGCCGTTTGCCTTTACAGGAGCGCTGCTCGCCGCAGGGGGCATCCCGACCATAAGGCAGATCTTCTGGATAACGATAGCTATGTTCGGCGCGCGTTCCGGCGCCATGGGGATGAACAGGATCGTTGATAAAAAGATAGACGCCCTCAACCCGCGCACAAAGGAGAGGGAGCTTCCAAGCGGGGCGATAAGGTCAGGCGAGGCGTTATTCTTTACTATCGTTGCATTTGCCATCTTTGTGGCAGCGGCATATAAACTGAACCATTTATGTTTTATGATCTCTCCATTTGCCATAGCGATCATTATCCTTTACCCATATACAAAGAGGTTTACATGGTTATGCCATGTCGTGCTGGGTATCGCAATATCATTTGCCCCTTTCGGCGCCTGGGCAGCTGTGAGAGGCACTATTGAGCCGGAGATATTCCCACTTGTCATAGCTGTGCTATTCTGGGTAGCAGGGTTTGACCTTTTTTACGCCCTGCATGATATAGATTTTGATAAAGAGCAGAAATTATATTCAGTGCCGAGCAGGTTCGGGATAAATAAGACCCTGTGGACGGCAAGGGCATTTCACCTCGTCACCATCTCGATGCTCCTCCTTCTCATTCCCCTTTTTCATCTATCTGCGATATATTTTTTCGGAGTTCTTATCGCAGCCGCGATGCTTCTTTATGAACACTCACTTGTAAGGCCGTCAGACCTCAGCAGGCTGGATATGGCATTTTTCAATATGAACGGCTACATAAGCATTACAATATTTGTCTTTACACTTTTAAATTATATTGTTCCATTGTAG
- a CDS encoding radical SAM protein yields the protein MRVTLINSQVLDGNNVVPPLGLMYVAAMLEKAGHTVQCFDADPEYHDTIISEIKAFKPELIGLGFLTVGYQKSLTMMKKLKKELPNVPYCLGGVHTTVKPIETMNEFGADFIVIGEGEATMVEVCEKLGKGEGLKGVTGVMYREDGKIVDNGRRELIEDLDSIPFPARHLIDMKPYLMPPGIIRGYATENQTTIVTSRGCPYRCIYCGSHNIFGRKTRRRSVKNVVDEIEHLHKTYGIKGVYYCDDTFTLNQNWVREYCEEIMKRNMGVVWAGQSRVDQTDESLMKLMKESGLVQLDFGVESGSPKILKVLGKGGHGDRTEQIKKSFALCKKLDIRTLATFIIGNPEETLEDIEMSYQVAKDIEADYTAFYFLTPYPGTDIYDMAIKNGWLDPTIPFSENWAHRQPELPLMAITFKKEELRDIRKKMQNHFFRKNYLTRSGNVNFYSILMSIAMKNPLIFFTAIGKWLKTGRLDYVVETLNAEYWRIKKYAA from the coding sequence ATGAGAGTCACACTTATCAATTCACAGGTTTTAGACGGTAATAACGTTGTCCCGCCATTAGGTCTGATGTATGTGGCAGCAATGCTGGAGAAGGCAGGCCATACTGTTCAGTGTTTTGACGCAGACCCTGAATATCACGATACCATTATCAGTGAGATCAAGGCGTTCAAGCCCGAGCTTATTGGCCTGGGATTTCTGACCGTTGGATACCAGAAGTCCTTAACCATGATGAAGAAGCTGAAGAAGGAACTCCCTAATGTGCCGTATTGCCTCGGAGGCGTTCATACAACAGTAAAGCCTATTGAGACGATGAATGAGTTCGGCGCTGATTTTATAGTTATCGGCGAGGGCGAGGCAACGATGGTTGAGGTCTGTGAAAAGCTCGGAAAGGGCGAGGGCCTCAAGGGTGTAACAGGGGTCATGTACAGGGAAGACGGAAAGATAGTTGACAACGGCAGGCGTGAATTGATCGAAGACCTGGATTCGATCCCGTTCCCTGCGCGCCATCTTATAGATATGAAGCCGTATTTAATGCCGCCCGGCATCATCAGGGGCTATGCAACCGAGAACCAGACGACCATCGTTACAAGCAGGGGCTGTCCATACAGGTGCATATACTGCGGCAGCCATAATATCTTCGGAAGAAAGACAAGGAGGCGTTCCGTCAAGAATGTTGTTGACGAGATAGAGCATCTCCATAAGACATACGGCATCAAGGGAGTGTACTATTGTGACGACACATTTACTCTAAACCAGAATTGGGTCAGGGAGTATTGTGAGGAGATCATGAAGAGGAATATGGGAGTTGTCTGGGCAGGCCAGTCAAGGGTTGACCAGACAGATGAATCTCTCATGAAGCTGATGAAAGAGTCCGGGCTTGTGCAGCTTGACTTCGGAGTTGAGAGCGGCTCACCAAAGATCCTGAAGGTGCTCGGCAAGGGCGGCCACGGAGACAGGACAGAGCAGATCAAAAAATCATTCGCGCTCTGCAAGAAACTGGATATAAGGACGCTTGCCACATTCATTATCGGCAATCCTGAAGAGACGCTGGAAGATATAGAGATGAGCTACCAGGTTGCAAAGGACATCGAAGCTGATTATACGGCATTCTATTTCCTTACGCCTTACCCCGGAACTGATATATACGATATGGCGATAAAGAACGGCTGGCTCGATCCGACTATTCCGTTCTCTGAGAATTGGGCGCACAGGCAGCCTGAGCTCCCGCTCATGGCTATAACATTCAAGAAGGAAGAGCTGAGGGATATCCGCAAGAAGATGCAGAACCACTTCTTCAGGAAGAACTACCTCACGCGTTCAGGAAACGTCAACTTCTACTCGATACTCATGTCGATCGCCATGAAGAACCCGCTGATATTCTTTACAGCTATCGGAAAGTGGCTCAAGACAGGCAGGCTTGATTATGTTGTTGAGACGCTCAATGCGGAATACTGGCGGATAAAGAAGTACGCTGCTTAA
- a CDS encoding menaquinone biosynthesis decarboxylase, giving the protein MAYKDLREFIAVLEKKGLLKRIKAEVDPILEISEITDRVCKGPGGGKALLFENVKGSKFPVVTNIFGSFERMAMALEVGKINDVAARINDLLKQSPPKTLMEKLSMLPKLLEFSKFFPKTVKNAPCQEVIEKDNPDLSKFPIIKCWPNDGQPTDEGRFITLPMVFTKDPETGRPNCGMYRIHIFDKQTTGMHWHIHKDGARHYDKYKAMNKRMPAAIAVGSDPAVMYSATAPLPEAIDEMMFAGFLRKEPVEMVKCITSDIEVPANSELVIEGYLEPGETRIEGPFGDHTGFYSAADHYPVFHVTCITHRKDMIYPATLVGKPPMEDCYIGKATERIFLPLLQMEFTEIKDMNLPMEGVFHNCALISIKKSYPGHAKKIIHGLWGKGQMMFAKLLIIVDDDVDVQNISYTAWRVLNNVDWKRDVVIADGPLDDLDHAANFPRYGSKMGIDATRKTREEGMTRDWPDELFMSDEIKRLVDKRWKEYGLE; this is encoded by the coding sequence ATGGCTTATAAAGACCTTAGAGAATTTATTGCTGTCCTGGAAAAGAAGGGACTGCTGAAGCGGATAAAGGCTGAGGTTGACCCTATCCTTGAGATATCCGAGATCACCGACAGGGTCTGTAAAGGCCCGGGCGGGGGCAAAGCGCTACTCTTTGAGAATGTAAAAGGTTCCAAATTTCCTGTTGTGACAAACATCTTCGGCTCATTTGAGCGGATGGCGATGGCGCTTGAAGTCGGGAAGATCAATGATGTCGCCGCAAGAATAAATGATCTGCTCAAGCAGTCCCCGCCAAAGACTCTGATGGAGAAGCTCTCAATGCTGCCGAAGCTTTTGGAGTTCTCAAAGTTCTTTCCAAAAACTGTCAAAAATGCTCCGTGTCAGGAGGTCATAGAAAAGGATAACCCTGACCTGAGCAAATTCCCCATAATCAAGTGCTGGCCCAATGACGGACAGCCCACGGATGAAGGGAGGTTCATCACACTGCCGATGGTATTTACCAAAGACCCTGAAACAGGCAGGCCGAACTGCGGCATGTACCGCATCCATATATTTGATAAACAGACAACAGGCATGCACTGGCACATACACAAAGACGGCGCGCGCCATTATGACAAGTACAAGGCGATGAATAAACGCATGCCCGCCGCAATCGCAGTCGGGAGCGATCCTGCTGTCATGTACTCAGCAACCGCACCGCTTCCTGAGGCGATAGATGAGATGATGTTTGCGGGATTTTTAAGAAAAGAGCCTGTTGAGATGGTCAAGTGCATTACATCCGATATAGAGGTTCCTGCGAACAGCGAGCTTGTTATAGAAGGCTATCTTGAACCCGGAGAGACACGCATCGAAGGGCCGTTCGGAGACCATACCGGATTTTATTCAGCTGCTGATCATTATCCTGTCTTTCACGTCACCTGTATCACTCACAGGAAGGACATGATATATCCCGCAACACTTGTGGGTAAACCGCCTATGGAAGACTGCTACATCGGCAAGGCGACTGAGAGGATATTCCTTCCGCTGCTTCAGATGGAGTTCACAGAGATAAAGGATATGAACCTGCCGATGGAAGGCGTATTTCACAACTGCGCTCTCATATCAATAAAGAAGAGCTATCCCGGCCATGCGAAGAAAATAATCCACGGCCTCTGGGGCAAGGGGCAGATGATGTTTGCAAAGCTCCTCATAATAGTTGACGATGATGTGGATGTGCAGAACATCTCCTACACCGCATGGCGCGTGCTTAATAATGTTGACTGGAAGAGAGATGTCGTCATTGCCGACGGCCCGCTTGATGACCTCGACCACGCCGCAAACTTCCCGCGCTACGGCTCAAAGATGGGCATAGACGCAACCCGCAAGACAAGAGAAGAAGGCATGACCCGCGACTGGCCTGATGAACTCTTTATGTCTGATGAGATCAAAAGACTTGTTGACAAGAGATGGAAAGAGTATGGGCTGGAGTAA
- a CDS encoding DUF1015 domain-containing protein — MAEIIPFKGVLYNPEKVDAGAVTAPPYDIVSPKAKDDLYRKSPHNIIRIDFGKDNDGDDENENRYSRASALLNEWLKKDILHQDSEPAFYCYESAYRVDGEERRLRGIIGAVKIEELGSGRIHPHEETHSKPKSDRLNILRFCRANISPIFSIYSSAEKKTSSILEKVVKNKPFIEAIDSDGFINRLWKISDQESIDAIRKEFSDKDIFIADGHHRYETALAFKHEMEQKGESKTGDEPFNYVLMFLANMDEPGLTLLPTHRMVEINSSINITEVLRHCFDIEAFSYSNDSEEKAAMDKMFYAMKTKQYSIGMFDKDEKKYYDLSFRCPHDSLDSHDILKKLDVTVLHKLIFREMLKVTNYEYEMSPEAAVERVKNSPARAAFFLSPTRVEDLKAVALEGQRMPPKSTYFFPKLLTGMVIFKF; from the coding sequence ATGGCTGAGATAATCCCGTTCAAAGGTGTTTTGTATAATCCTGAAAAGGTCGATGCCGGAGCTGTTACGGCTCCTCCATATGATATAGTCTCGCCCAAAGCCAAGGATGATCTCTACCGGAAAAGCCCTCATAATATCATCCGCATAGATTTCGGCAAGGACAATGATGGAGACGATGAGAATGAGAACCGCTATTCAAGGGCATCTGCGTTATTAAACGAGTGGCTTAAGAAAGATATTCTGCATCAGGACTCTGAACCGGCTTTTTACTGTTATGAATCTGCCTATAGAGTTGATGGTGAAGAGAGGAGGCTGAGGGGCATTATCGGCGCGGTGAAGATAGAGGAACTCGGCTCAGGAAGGATCCATCCTCATGAAGAGACCCACTCAAAGCCGAAGTCCGACAGGCTGAATATCCTCCGTTTCTGCAGAGCCAATATAAGCCCGATCTTTTCCATCTACAGCAGCGCTGAAAAAAAGACCTCATCTATTTTGGAAAAGGTTGTAAAGAATAAGCCGTTTATCGAAGCTATTGATAGCGACGGCTTTATTAACAGGCTCTGGAAGATAAGCGATCAAGAGTCGATAGATGCCATCAGAAAAGAATTTTCAGATAAGGACATATTCATTGCTGACGGCCATCACCGTTATGAGACAGCTCTTGCGTTTAAGCATGAGATGGAGCAGAAGGGCGAATCAAAGACAGGTGACGAACCATTTAATTATGTCTTGATGTTCCTTGCAAATATGGATGAGCCGGGACTGACGCTCCTTCCTACGCACCGGATGGTCGAGATAAACAGCAGCATAAACATCACTGAGGTTCTGCGCCACTGCTTTGATATAGAAGCCTTTTCATATAGTAATGACTCAGAAGAAAAGGCTGCCATGGACAAGATGTTCTATGCCATGAAGACCAAACAATACTCGATAGGCATGTTTGATAAAGATGAAAAAAAATATTATGACCTAAGCTTCAGATGCCCGCATGACAGCCTTGATTCTCATGATATCCTCAAGAAGCTCGACGTGACTGTGCTTCATAAACTCATATTCAGGGAGATGCTGAAAGTTACAAATTATGAATACGAGATGTCTCCTGAAGCAGCTGTCGAGCGGGTGAAGAACAGCCCTGCGCGCGCAGCCTTCTTCCTGAGCCCCACAAGGGTGGAAGACTTGAAGGCTGTTGCGCTTGAGGGACAGAGGATGCCACCAAAGTCCACGTACTTCTTCCCGAAGCTTCTGACAGGCATGGTCATTTTTAAATTCTGA
- the radA gene encoding DNA repair protein RadA has protein sequence MARPKIMFQCQSCGYASPKWLGKCPDCGSWNSFSEEERITKFAATRAAEPVSLSKITASSYERTSTGIAELDRTLGGGVVMGSVVLIGGDPGIGKSTLILQALKGLTKIGKLLYVSGEESPEQVKMRADRLNIKSDDIILLPETSLEGIMTVAQAINPKVIVIDSIQTIFSHELPSSPGSVGQIRECATKLMFMAKKHGTPLFLIGHVTKEGAIAGPKVLEHIVDTVLYFEGDKGNPFRLIRAVKNRFGPANEIGVFEMTEKGLREVDNPSQLFLSEKPNDVPGSVVTVCIEGTRPLLVEIQALVSTSKFGVPRRMGLGVDYNRINLLIAVLDKRIGMQLGGMDVYVNVVGGLKIDEPAVDMGIITAVASSFKNKPIAPGIITFGEVGLSGELRAISQAETRIKEAAKLGFKKAIVPTNNAKKIKGLDIEVIGAKNLEESLDILFF, from the coding sequence ATGGCGCGTCCAAAAATAATGTTCCAATGCCAGAGCTGTGGATACGCGAGCCCGAAGTGGCTTGGCAAATGTCCTGACTGCGGCAGCTGGAACAGCTTTTCCGAAGAAGAGCGCATCACTAAATTTGCAGCCACAAGGGCGGCTGAACCCGTATCACTATCCAAGATAACCGCATCTTCCTATGAAAGGACCTCTACAGGCATAGCTGAACTTGACAGGACTCTTGGTGGAGGGGTTGTGATGGGCTCTGTCGTGCTTATAGGCGGCGACCCGGGCATCGGAAAGTCCACCCTCATCCTGCAGGCGCTCAAAGGGCTTACAAAGATCGGCAAACTTCTTTATGTCTCAGGCGAAGAATCTCCCGAACAGGTGAAGATGCGGGCAGACAGGCTCAATATAAAGTCTGATGACATAATCCTCCTGCCCGAAACCTCACTTGAAGGGATAATGACCGTCGCGCAGGCTATCAACCCAAAGGTTATAGTCATAGATTCGATCCAGACGATATTCTCCCATGAACTTCCCTCTTCACCCGGCTCTGTCGGACAGATAAGAGAGTGCGCCACAAAGCTGATGTTCATGGCAAAGAAACACGGCACTCCGCTCTTCCTTATCGGGCATGTCACAAAAGAGGGGGCAATAGCCGGCCCGAAAGTGCTTGAACATATAGTGGACACTGTGCTCTATTTTGAAGGTGATAAGGGAAACCCCTTCAGATTGATAAGGGCGGTAAAGAACAGGTTCGGGCCTGCAAATGAGATAGGCGTCTTTGAGATGACTGAAAAAGGGCTTCGCGAGGTCGACAACCCGTCGCAGCTCTTTCTCTCTGAAAAGCCGAATGATGTGCCGGGCTCTGTCGTAACAGTATGCATCGAAGGCACAAGGCCGCTCCTTGTTGAGATACAGGCTCTCGTCTCAACCTCCAAGTTCGGTGTCCCGCGAAGGATGGGGCTCGGCGTGGACTATAACAGGATAAACCTGCTCATCGCTGTCCTTGACAAGCGGATCGGAATGCAGCTTGGAGGCATGGATGTATATGTAAATGTTGTCGGCGGGCTTAAGATAGATGAACCTGCCGTTGATATGGGGATCATCACAGCCGTTGCCTCTTCATTTAAGAATAAACCTATAGCGCCGGGCATAATCACATTCGGCGAGGTCGGGCTGTCAGGAGAGCTTAGGGCTATCAGCCAGGCTGAGACAAGGATCAAAGAGGCTGCAAAGCTCGGCTTCAAAAAGGCAATCGTCCCCACTAATAACGCCAAAAAGATAAAGGGCCTGGATATCGAGGTGATAGGAGCCAAGAACCTTGAGGAATCTCTGGATATACTCTTCTTTTAA